The following coding sequences are from one Halomonas sp. HAL1 window:
- the maiA gene encoding maleylacetoacetate isomerase — protein MTTLYGYFRSSAAYRVRIALNLKGLDYDQVPVNLVKGEQRGGEHLARNPQGMVPSLVLDDNSVVNQSLAICEYLDEVHPEPALLPVNALARARVRALAQSVACEIHPLNNLRVLKYLVRELGVDEAAKLAWYRHWITEGFAALEETLATDPNSGDFCHGDTPTLADICLIPQVYNAERFECDLSAYPTIQRIAAHCRSLPAFAKAAPEAQPDAS, from the coding sequence ATGACGACGCTATACGGCTATTTCCGCTCGTCGGCTGCTTACCGAGTGCGGATCGCCTTAAACCTGAAAGGCCTGGACTACGATCAGGTTCCGGTCAACCTGGTGAAAGGCGAGCAGCGTGGTGGCGAGCATCTGGCGCGCAACCCTCAGGGGATGGTGCCCAGCCTGGTACTGGATGACAACTCAGTGGTTAACCAGTCGCTGGCGATCTGTGAGTATCTCGATGAGGTGCATCCCGAGCCCGCGCTGCTACCGGTTAACGCGTTAGCGCGCGCAAGAGTTCGTGCGCTTGCGCAGTCGGTAGCTTGCGAGATTCATCCACTCAATAACCTGCGGGTACTCAAGTATCTGGTCAGGGAGCTGGGGGTGGATGAGGCGGCGAAGTTAGCGTGGTATCGCCACTGGATTACCGAGGGCTTCGCAGCCCTGGAAGAAACGCTTGCTACTGACCCCAACAGCGGCGACTTTTGCCATGGCGACACCCCAACACTTGCGGATATCTGCCTGATTCCGCAGGTGTATAACGCAGAGCGCTTCGAGTGCGATTTGTCGGCCTACCCGACGATCCAGCGTATCGCTGCCCACTGTCGGTCGCTGCCAGCCTTTGCAAAGGCCGCACCTGAGGCGCAGCCTGACGCCAGCTAA